The Paenibacillus sp. FSL H7-0357 nucleotide sequence TAGGAGGAGAACAACTAATGAACAATACGAACCAGCTGCCACAGACAGAAGTGATTACACCTAAAATTCTCTATTATGGAACTCCGGTCATTTTGCTAAATACATTAAATGAAGATGGAACAGTAAATATTAGTCCTATTTCTTCATCATGGGCATTGGGAGATTGTATTGTACTAGGGGTTGGACTGGAGGGGAAAGCGCTTGAAAATTTAGAGCGGCTTCCTGAGTGTGTAATTAATATTCCTAGCCCTTCCCTTTGGGAGAATGTAGAACAATTAGCGCCTTATACCGGCAAAAACCCCGTTCCAGAACATAAGCAGAAATATGGATTTTCCTATCAAAAAGATAAATATGCTATAAGTGGATTGACTCCTGCCCAGTCTATAGCGGTACAACCTGCACGAATTATGGAATGCCCGCTACAAATTGAAGCTCGCGTAAAAAACATTCGAATTCCTGAGCATTCTCCGGACTTTGCTATTATTGAGACCCAAGCTGTGCATGTACATGCGCATAAAGAAATTATCCTTGAAGGAGATCATATCGATCCGCAAAAATGGAGTCCGTTAATCTATAATTTCCGTCATTATTTCGGCCTGGGTCATCAGCTCGGTAAAACCTTTCGGTCAGAAACATAAATCCAAGACATTCCGTAACAAGAAGACAGACTGCCAAGGGTATCCTTCGCAGTCTGTCTTTCTACCCTATCCCCTATGCTCACGGCTGCATCCCGTCTTCGATCCGCTTCATGAAATCTTCAACGGCGCTGTAGCCGAGCTGCTTCAGGTACCAATTGTTAGCGGCTGCCTCGATCAGACCGGCGACATCACGACCCGGCTGAAGCTGGACCTCGATATGCGGAATTTGGACACCAAGATATTCGGTGAACTGAGGAACCAGCTCCAGCTCATTATTCAGAGAATTTTCCCGCCATGGGGACAGCTCAATGTCGAGTACGATTCGCGTCTCGTCCTGAAAAGCCCTGCGCCCGTATTGGCGTACGACATTAATCAGCCCGATGCTCCGCAGCGCCAGGAACTCGCGTGTTGTCTCATTATGCGTCCCGAGCAGCGTAGCCGGCCCCAGCTTCTTAAGCACCACTATATCGTCCGCCACGAACCGGTGGCCTCTTCTAATAAGCGTGTGTGCGGTTTCGCTTTTGCCGATCCCGGACTTGCCCCTGAGCAGAATTCCTATGCCCGATACGTTGACGCATACGCCATGGATCGACAGCTCGGGCGCCAGTGTCTTCACCAGATAGCTGTCCAGCTTGGCTATGAACTCGGTTGTCGTATCTGCTGTCCGTAGCAGGGGAATGCCCTCCTGATCGCAGAACAGGGTCAGATAAGGGATCTCCTGCTGGCCTGTCGTCACAATGAAACACGGCGGATGATATTTGACGATATTCCCGATATGCAGCCTGCGTTCTTCTACGCTTAGCGTCAATAAATAATTAATTTCCTTGCGCCCGAGCACTTGCACCCGCTCCATGGGAAAGAAATCAAAATATCCCACAAACTCAAGCCCCGGTCTATGCGTCCGCGGACGGGTAATTAAACGGTCCATACGGCTGGAACCCGCAAGCACCTCCAAATGAAACTTTTCCGTAAGGCTTTGAACGGTGATCGACTTCATATTGTTCTCCTCCTGCGGCTAGGGCGTATCTGGATACGCCTACTATTCAATAGTACGGTTTCGGATATATTCAACAGCCGAATGGTACTTTCCTGTATTAATCCCCTTAATATCTTGTAATCTTTCCATGCTGATTATATATTAAAATCAATATATAAGACTCTAGACCCACATAGATTCAAATTACTAATAATAGCAAGAGGGTGCACCTATTGGCTTTGGAGTCGTGGATTGATTTGATGCTTTGCTTCATTTTATTTCTTTTGTTCGTATACATATTTGCTTCGGTCACGATTACAAATCTGCATAAAGTATATTTGGCATTTCATTTTTTCATGATGATATGGCCTTACTGCCAGTTCGCCATCAGATCCGCCCAGGACCCCATTTACCAATTGTTTTATGTGAAGCTTGCCTTTGTGGATGCTTCTCTGCTGACTGCCGGCTGGATCTTCTTCACCATTCTTATCTCGGGCCAATCGCAATTTCTCAAGCGGAAAATATTAATGCTCCTGTTCATCCCGGCAATTATCTCATCGCTCGGTGTGGTGCTGAATCCCAATGGCTGGTTTGTTCTCCCGGTAAACGGCGGATATGTCGAAAGAATCTATGGTCCTATTTTTTGGATCAATATTTCAATCCTCGTTATCCATGCCATCGTATCCTTATATATCATTTATGTAGCCCTGGTCTCCGATCAGGCGCCGCGGATTAAAAACCAGGTCATGTACATGCTGAAAGGGATACTGGCAGTGACCGTATTTCTTATGCTCGATATCTTCCTGAATGTTGTACTAGATGATTATTTGCCCGTCATCCCGGGGTTCACCTCTTTGGGTATTGTGATCTCAGCTATTTTCTTTGTGATTACAATCCATCAGGATAAAGTGTTTGATATTGTGACCATCGCCCACCAGGATATTATAGATACGTTGGAGTATGGGATTCTAGTGCTTGATGATCATGAAAAGGTGGTGGAAATCAATCAGGCTCTGCGCCCCCTCCTGCTAATGGAGGCCGGTGACCTGTTCGACATGTCCGGCATCTTGCCCGGCAGCACCGTAGAGAACGCAAACTTCCTGCTTCGTTACCGGGAATGTCCCGATGAGGTAGCTGAGATTGAGCTCTGGCAGCCTGAGGTCCAGCTATACATCCACATTCATGCCGCGCCCATTATGGTTAATGCTGTCAGGGTGGGGCGGATCATCACGTTCCAGGATATGAGCGAACTTCGCCGTCTCATTGAGGAGACTAATCATCAGAACAGCATTCTGCAGGAAAGAAACGAATCTTTAATCAAGGTCCAGGAGGAGTTGTTTCAGACCAACCGCAAGCTTACGAAGATGGCGATCACCGACAGCTTGACAGGATGCTATAATCGTCACTATTTGACCCAACAGCTGGAGAGTGAAGTGACCAAGAACCAGGAATACCGAGCCCCTTCGACACTTATCCTGATAGATATCGATTTCTTTAAAGCAGTCAATGATCGTTACGGTCATTTGGCCGGAGATGCGGTGATTTGCGGTACGGTAGAGATCCTGCAGCAAACGCTTCGGCAAGATGACATCTTAGCCCGTTATGGAGGAGAGGAATTCATTATTTATTTACCGGATACGGATGAGTCACAGGCACTGCTCCTGGCTGAACAGCTCAAAGCGAACATAGAATTCAATAAGATGAGTATCGAAAATGTGGATCAGCCAGTGTCGGTCACCATTAGTATGGGTCTTCTAAGTATCAGTGATTTCACAGCCCGGCAGCCAAGGGACGCGGCTGCCTACTTAAGTGATTTGTTCAAATCGGTGGACGAAGCCTTATACGAAGCTAAAGATCAAGGCCGCAACCGGATTGTTTCCATTCGAGGATAAGGACTTATATCCGGGATAGAGCCTTTATCCTACTGTATACAAAAAGTTGAACCGTACGAAACGGTTCAACTCAAGGATAGTTTATGGGGTCGTTTGCGGTTCTTTTTCACTTAGACCAAGTGTCTGCGTTAGGGAAGCCAGAATCTCCTGGAGCAATTCCGGGTTGTCCTCCAGTGAAACGCCGTAAGAAGGAATCATTTCTTTTATTTTCGGCTCCCATTGCTTGATATGCTGCGGGAAACATTTCTCCAGTACTTCCAGCATCACGTGAACGGCAGTAGAAGCACCTGGAGAAGCGCCCAGCAGCGCAGCTACCGACCCATCGGCGGCACTCACTACTTCGGTACCAAATTGGAGCGTTCCTTTACCACCCTCCGTATCTTTGATCACCTGTACACGTTGGCCTGCTGCCACCATACTCCAGTCTGCACTTTTGGCGTTCGGAATAAACTCGCGTATTTCATCCATACGTTGTTCATTCGATAACATTAACTGCTGGATCAGATATTTGGTCAAGGACATTTCTTTTACGCCTGCCGCCAGCATGGTGAGGAGATTATTCGGTTTTACGGAACCGATCAAATCCAAATTCGAACCCGTCTTCAGGAACTTTGGCGAGAAGCCGGCAAACGGTCCGAACAGCAGTGCTTTTTTGTTGCCGATATAACGGGTATCCAGATGCGGGACAGACATTGGCGGAGCCCCAAGCTTGGCTTTACCGTATACTTTTGCATGATGCTGTGCGACGACTTCCGGATTGTGGCAGACCATAAATAATCCGCTTACCGGAAATCCGCCAATATGTTTGGACTCTGGAATGCCGGTTTTTTGCAGTAAGGATAAGCTGCCGCCTCCAGCCCCGATAAAGACGAATTTGGCGGTATGGTACTCAATTTTACCGTTATCCAGATTATGCACTTTAACCTTCCACATGCCGTCGCTGGTCCGTTTAATATCCTTGATCCCATGCTTATAGTTGATTTCGACGTTTTGGCTTTTTAGATGATCAAACAACAGGCGCGTCAAGGCGCCAAAGTTGACATCTGTTCCCGAGTCGATCTTGGTTGCAGCTACCGGTTCATTCGATGTACGGCCTTCCATCATCAGCGGAATCCATTCCTTCAGCTTCGCAGGGTCATCGGAATACTCCATCCCCTGAAACAGAGGATTTTTTGATAGCGCTTTAAATCTCCTGTTCAAATAAGAGACGTCCTTTTCCCCTTGCACCCAACTCATGTGCGGAAGCGGCATAATGAAGTCCTGCGGATGACGAATCAAGTTGCGTTCCACCAGATAAGACCAGAACTGTCTGGAAAGCTGGAACTGTTCATTGATTTTTACAGCTTTGCTGATATCTATGGATCCGTCGTACTTTTCGGAAGTATAGTTGAGCTCACACAGTGCCGCATGGCCCGTACCTGCATTGTTCCATTCGTTAGAGCTTTCTTCTCCCGCGCCTGCAAGCTTCTCAAACACTTTAATTTCCCATTCCGGTGCTAACTCTTTCAGCAAAGCTCCCAAAGTCGCGCTCATGACTCCGGCACCAATTAAGATAATGTCTGTTTTTTTCTGTTCGCTGCTCATAAAAAACCTTCCTTATCTCTTTTATATTTGCAAAAAAGAGCCAGACCGGCTGCTTAGGGACTGTAAGAGGCAAGGCTCCACTCAGGAATACTATTAAAAACGTTATCGGCTGTTATCAGATAATTATATACAATTTGAAGCAAATAAAAAATCAAAAGTTTGCACAATCCGTATGACATTTATATGCAGATGTTTGATATGGGAATACCGGATTATTCGCTTTCGGCTTGACCCGTTACGTTTACACTTGTAAACTATAACTATCGTTTACAGACGTAAACAAAAATCATTGAAAAAAGGTGAAGACAATGCAGGAGTCCCCACGCATTACCGAGGCCGAAAGCGAAGTGATGAAGCTCCTCTGGCAAAAAGAGCCTTTGTCCGCAAATGAGATTATTTCTAAGCTGACGCAGCAGATGCAGTGGTCGGATCAGACGATTAAAACCTTTCTGAACCGGCTGCATAAGAAAAAGGCGATTGCATTCGAGAAGTCTGGCCGGAACTATCTCTACTATCCGCTGGTTTCACACGATGAATACTTAAAAACTGAAAATCGTTCTTTCCTGGACAGGGTTTATAAAGGGGCCGTCGGTATGTTGTGCGCGAAATTTCTCGAAGAAGAGAACCTCTCGGAGAAAGAAATTGAGGAGCTTCAACAACTTTTGGAGAAAAAGAAGAACTCATGAAATCTATCGACACCTTTTTCCTCCTCTTCCTGGCCGCGTCCCTGGCTTCAACGGTCATCCTGCTATTGTTGCTCTTGGCCCGGAAGCTGTTCCTCAAGCGTCTTAGCCCTAGAATCCTGCATGCATTGTGGTTTATCGTTTTGATTAAGCTGCTGGTTCCCTTCGCTCCGCAAAGCCCTGTCAGCCTATTCAATCTAATACCGCAAGCGTTGCCTGTGGAATGGAGTCTGGAGCAAAAGAATACCCTCCCGATGCTTTCTTCCGAATCCGA carries:
- a CDS encoding flavin reductase family protein, which translates into the protein MNNTNQLPQTEVITPKILYYGTPVILLNTLNEDGTVNISPISSSWALGDCIVLGVGLEGKALENLERLPECVINIPSPSLWENVEQLAPYTGKNPVPEHKQKYGFSYQKDKYAISGLTPAQSIAVQPARIMECPLQIEARVKNIRIPEHSPDFAIIETQAVHVHAHKEIILEGDHIDPQKWSPLIYNFRHYFGLGHQLGKTFRSET
- the hprK gene encoding HPr(Ser) kinase/phosphatase, with product MKSITVQSLTEKFHLEVLAGSSRMDRLITRPRTHRPGLEFVGYFDFFPMERVQVLGRKEINYLLTLSVEERRLHIGNIVKYHPPCFIVTTGQQEIPYLTLFCDQEGIPLLRTADTTTEFIAKLDSYLVKTLAPELSIHGVCVNVSGIGILLRGKSGIGKSETAHTLIRRGHRFVADDIVVLKKLGPATLLGTHNETTREFLALRSIGLINVVRQYGRRAFQDETRIVLDIELSPWRENSLNNELELVPQFTEYLGVQIPHIEVQLQPGRDVAGLIEAAANNWYLKQLGYSAVEDFMKRIEDGMQP
- a CDS encoding histidine kinase N-terminal 7TM domain-containing diguanylate cyclase; protein product: MALESWIDLMLCFILFLLFVYIFASVTITNLHKVYLAFHFFMMIWPYCQFAIRSAQDPIYQLFYVKLAFVDASLLTAGWIFFTILISGQSQFLKRKILMLLFIPAIISSLGVVLNPNGWFVLPVNGGYVERIYGPIFWINISILVIHAIVSLYIIYVALVSDQAPRIKNQVMYMLKGILAVTVFLMLDIFLNVVLDDYLPVIPGFTSLGIVISAIFFVITIHQDKVFDIVTIAHQDIIDTLEYGILVLDDHEKVVEINQALRPLLLMEAGDLFDMSGILPGSTVENANFLLRYRECPDEVAEIELWQPEVQLYIHIHAAPIMVNAVRVGRIITFQDMSELRRLIEETNHQNSILQERNESLIKVQEELFQTNRKLTKMAITDSLTGCYNRHYLTQQLESEVTKNQEYRAPSTLILIDIDFFKAVNDRYGHLAGDAVICGTVEILQQTLRQDDILARYGGEEFIIYLPDTDESQALLLAEQLKANIEFNKMSIENVDQPVSVTISMGLLSISDFTARQPRDAAAYLSDLFKSVDEALYEAKDQGRNRIVSIRG
- a CDS encoding malate:quinone oxidoreductase, with the protein product MSSEQKKTDIILIGAGVMSATLGALLKELAPEWEIKVFEKLAGAGEESSNEWNNAGTGHAALCELNYTSEKYDGSIDISKAVKINEQFQLSRQFWSYLVERNLIRHPQDFIMPLPHMSWVQGEKDVSYLNRRFKALSKNPLFQGMEYSDDPAKLKEWIPLMMEGRTSNEPVAATKIDSGTDVNFGALTRLLFDHLKSQNVEINYKHGIKDIKRTSDGMWKVKVHNLDNGKIEYHTAKFVFIGAGGGSLSLLQKTGIPESKHIGGFPVSGLFMVCHNPEVVAQHHAKVYGKAKLGAPPMSVPHLDTRYIGNKKALLFGPFAGFSPKFLKTGSNLDLIGSVKPNNLLTMLAAGVKEMSLTKYLIQQLMLSNEQRMDEIREFIPNAKSADWSMVAAGQRVQVIKDTEGGKGTLQFGTEVVSAADGSVAALLGASPGASTAVHVMLEVLEKCFPQHIKQWEPKIKEMIPSYGVSLEDNPELLQEILASLTQTLGLSEKEPQTTP
- a CDS encoding BlaI/MecI/CopY family transcriptional regulator, whose translation is MQESPRITEAESEVMKLLWQKEPLSANEIISKLTQQMQWSDQTIKTFLNRLHKKKAIAFEKSGRNYLYYPLVSHDEYLKTENRSFLDRVYKGAVGMLCAKFLEEENLSEKEIEELQQLLEKKKNS